Below is a genomic region from Gloeocapsa sp. DLM2.Bin57.
TTCAACTATTAAACTATATCAAAGAAAAATACGGACTAGAGAGAGTTTCCGTAGAAAGAGTAGTCTCAGGTCAAGGTATAACCATAATTTACCAGTTTTTACGAGACCAAAATCGAGAACTAGAGTCACCAAAACTAGCCAAGATTTATAAAAATTGGGAACAAGAACTAGGAAAAGACGATAAAACCGTAGATTTAGCAGCAGAAATATCACAAGCAGCTCAAACTAAAAGCGACTATCTCTGTCAGCAAACCATGAAAATATTTATGGAAGCTTATGGAGCCGAAGCAGGTAACTTAGCTTTAAAACTATTATCCTACGGTGGCTTATATCTAGCAGGAGGAATCACGGGTAAAAATCTGGATTTGATTACTCAAGGAGACTTTTTAAAGGCATTTCACCTCAAAGGTCGTTTAAGTTCACTCATGAGCAAAATACCCATCTACGCCGTAGTTAACTCTAGAGTAGGACTGATTGGAGCATCTTTACGCGCTTTACAACTTGGAAATTAGGAAATAAACAGATGAGCGATTCAGCAAAACATTTACCTCAATCGGGTTCAAGTAATTTGACCTTTATTGTCTTGATTGCAGGTACAGCAGCTCTAGGAGGCTTTTTATTCGGATTTGATACCGCAGTCATTAACGGTGCAGTAGCTGCTTTACAGAATCACTTTCAAAGTAACCCTTTATTAACAGGGTTATCGGTATCCCTAGCTTTAATCGGTTCAGCTGTAGGAGCGTTAATCGCAGGTTCTCTAGCCGATCGCTTTGGACGTGTGAAAATAATGGTTCTAGCAGCCACGATGTTTCTAGTGAGTGCTCTAGGTTCAGGTTTACCCTTGACAATCTGGGATTTTATCTTCTGGAGAGTTTTAGGAGGTGTAGGAGTAGGTGTAGCTAGTGTGATTGCTCCTGCTTATATCGCTGAGGTAGCACCTGCTAAATTACGAGGACGTTTAGGCTCTCTACAACAATTGGCGATCGTGGTGGGGATTTTTGTCGCCCTGTTGAGTAACTTTGTCATCGCTTCTTTAGCTGGTTCAGCCCAAAACCCCTGGTTATTCAATCTCACCGCTTGGCGCTGGATGTTTTGGTCAGAAATGATTCCTGCTGCCATTTATGGTATAGCTGCTCTGCGTATTCCTGAATCACCCCGTTATTTAATCGCCCAAGGGAGAGATCAAGAAGCAGCTGCTGTATTACAAAAGATAGAAGGTGCAAACGCTTGGGATACCGTTGCTAAAATTAAAGAGACCATATCTCAAGAACATAAACCTAGTTTCGGCGATCTCATCGTGAGAAACAATCTCTTACCAATCGTTTGGCTGGGTATTGGTTTATCAGTCTTACAACAATTTGTGGGTATTAACGTCATTTTCTACTACAGTAGCATTCTCTGGCGCGCTGTTGGCTTCAGTGAAAGTAACTCACTCTTGATTACCGTGATTACTGGTTTAGTCAATATTATCACTACCTTAATCGCGATCGCTACTATTGACCGTTTTGGACGTAAACCCTTGTTATTATTGGGTTCAATTGGGATGTTTTTCACCCTAGGTACTTTAGCGACAGTTTTTGCTAATGCACCAATCAATCCCGCTACCGGTGAGCCTAGTTTAACTGGTGCAGGTGGAATAGTAGCCCTTTTAGCTGCTAATCTTTACGTCTTTTGTTTCGGTTTCTCTTGGGGTCCTGTGGTTTGGGTGTTACTAGGGGAAATGTTTAATAATAAAATCAGAGCCGCTGCTTTGTCTGTAGCTGCAGGTATGCAGTGGGTTGCTAATTTTGTCGTTTCTACCACTTTCCCACCTCTGTTAAAAACTTTAGGATTAGGAGCAGCTTATGGGTTATATACAACCGCTGCTGCTATTTCTATTTTCTTTGTGCTATTTTTAGTCAAGGAGACTAAGGGTAAGACTCTCGAACAAATGCAGTAACTTTAGTCAAGAATCCCTGGGTTAAAAACTTAGGGGTTTTTAGCTTAAGATTAGAGCAAATCTATTTTTACTCAATCTTATGGACGTAACTAACAATACTAAAGAACTCATCGTTAAAATGCAATCCCTGAAGTTGAAATATACTGATTTAGCCTCTCAAACCTTTATTGATTTTTATTGTCAGTGTAAACAGGGTTGTGATTATTTATTCCCTGATTCGGTTAAATCCTCTGTCACTATCTTACATATACTAGAATGGTTTCTCTTATCCGTAGAAAAGCGATCGCCCTATCTTCTGATTGAATTAATGTGGAAAGATATTATCGGTCCTACCTTAGCAGAATATCAAGAAGACGAAAAAATTGAGGAGAATCTAACTACTTTATTTACTCAACCAGAGTTAGCAGAAGCTGTGCAAAATTGGGATAGAAAACCTCGTCCCGATGGTGGTGTTACCTTGACTTTAAGGGAATTACTGCAAGATATGACCGACTTGGAACAATAAAAAAGTTAAAAAGTCATGGTTTTTCCTCTTATTATAATCCCAAAGATCCATAAATCCAACCCGTAAAAGTTGCCATCAACACCACTAAACCAACAAAATAAGCTGTTTTTTTTAGACCAATAACGCTTTTAATTACTAACATATTGGGTAAAGATAAAGCAGGTCCTGCTAATAGTAAAGCCAATGCAGGTCCTGAACCCATACCATTACCAATTAAACCTTGTAAAATAGGTACTTCCGTTAGGGTAGCAAAGTACATAAAAGCTCCCGCAAAAGCAGCGAAAAAATTAGCAAAAAGGGAATTACCACCCACAGCATTAGCAATCCAGACTGAAGGAATTAAAGCCTCATGTCCTGGTCTTCCTAATAATAATCCCGCCACTAATACCCCTAATAATAACAAAGGAAAAATCTGTTTAGCAAAATCCCAAGAAGCCTCAAACCATTCTCTAGGCTCTCCTTTTGTAGTCATCGTTAACCAAGATAAGCCGACAATTCCCATACCAAAAGGGATTAACGGTTGAGTAGGAAAACGCCAAGCTAAAACTCCAACAACTCCAACTATTAATAACATTTTTGAGGGTTTAATTTCTAACCATAAAACTAGCATTATTGCTAAGAGTAAAGAAGCTAAACCAGTTAATAACCATTTCCAGCTATAAATAGTAAACCAAATCCCCACAGAAGCATCTGGTTTAGCCCAATTAGCTAAGACCAAAATTATCACCATTGCTCCACAAATCAGGGCATTTTGCCATAAAGGACGATTTACCTCTATTTCTTCAGTATTTTGTAGTGCTTCGATTTTTTCTAACTCTTCTTTGCGGAAAATAAAAGCCATGATTAAACCGATAATTACACTAAAAATAATCGCGCCAATTGCTCTAGCGATTCCTAGTTTAATACCTAAAATTTTAGCTGTTAAAATAATCGCTAAAATATTAATCGCCGGACCAGAATAAAGAAAAGCGATCGCCGGACCTAATCCCGCTCCCATTCTATATATTCCCGCAAATAAAGGTAAAACTGTACAAGAGCAAACCGCTAAAATTGTTCCAGAAATAGAGGCAACACCATAAGCTAAAATAGGATTAGCTTTAGCTCCTAAATATTTTAAGACCGAATCTTGGGAAATAAAAACACCTATTGCTCCTGCTATAAAAAAAGCGGGAATTAAACATAGTAAAACGTGTTCTTGGGCGTACCAACGTACTAAATAAAGGGCTTCCCAAACCGCATTTGTTAGCCGTTGATTATTTTGGATTGCTTCCACAGGTAGGTAAAAACAAATCAAAAAAGTTACGATTATTAGTAATAATGCTTTACCTTCTTCTTTCCAAAAAATAGAAGTTTTCATCATCTTGTCCTCAATTTATCAAAAATAGCTATTATGAGGGCAAAAATTGCCCCCTAGGGTTGAGTTTAAATGTTTTTAAGTAGTTAATAACTCTTGAATCTCTTCGGAATTTAGCACTTTACCTTGACTGACTACTTTACCATCAATAGTTAGAGCGGGGGTTTTCATTATTCCTCGTTTGACAATTTCCATCGTGTCAGTAATGTGGTCAACTTCAGCTACTAAATTAGCCTTTTGCAAAGCTTCTTTAGCATTGGCTTCTAATTCGTGACATTTTTTACAACCTATACCGAGAATCTCTACTTTCATCTCTAGTTTCCTTGAAAAGTTAACGATGTTCTGATTTTGATTCTAAACCCTATATTAGAGTATAAGGTCAATATACTTAAGCATGAAATTATTAGTAGTTTAAGCAATCGTTTACTGGTAAGGATGTCAAGAGGGTAGATCCTTTTTTAGAGCAGGAGCAAGATTAAATTGAGCAACGATAATGCCAATGATAG
It encodes:
- a CDS encoding MFS transporter, whose product is MSDSAKHLPQSGSSNLTFIVLIAGTAALGGFLFGFDTAVINGAVAALQNHFQSNPLLTGLSVSLALIGSAVGALIAGSLADRFGRVKIMVLAATMFLVSALGSGLPLTIWDFIFWRVLGGVGVGVASVIAPAYIAEVAPAKLRGRLGSLQQLAIVVGIFVALLSNFVIASLAGSAQNPWLFNLTAWRWMFWSEMIPAAIYGIAALRIPESPRYLIAQGRDQEAAAVLQKIEGANAWDTVAKIKETISQEHKPSFGDLIVRNNLLPIVWLGIGLSVLQQFVGINVIFYYSSILWRAVGFSESNSLLITVITGLVNIITTLIAIATIDRFGRKPLLLLGSIGMFFTLGTLATVFANAPINPATGEPSLTGAGGIVALLAANLYVFCFGFSWGPVVWVLLGEMFNNKIRAAALSVAAGMQWVANFVVSTTFPPLLKTLGLGAAYGLYTTAAAISIFFVLFLVKETKGKTLEQMQ
- a CDS encoding thioredoxin family protein, with protein sequence MKVEILGIGCKKCHELEANAKEALQKANLVAEVDHITDTMEIVKRGIMKTPALTIDGKVVSQGKVLNSEEIQELLTT